In Longimicrobium sp., one DNA window encodes the following:
- a CDS encoding 5'-nucleotidase C-terminal domain-containing protein, translating to MTLSRPNRPRAARLPLAAALLLLASAAAAQDFRPELTVVQLNDVYRIDAVENGNAGGIGRTVTLVERLERETRGPVMVLHAGDAIAPSLESRYFAGLQMVDALNFLHARAPLVFVPGNHEFDERSDTMFAGAVRASRFPWLAGNLAVSTRDAAVDRAVGRDTVIVTAGGMRLGVFTLTFLDSRRDWAAADSAFVRIAEEQIRRLERGRADVIVGLTHLGHETDREIARLRRRHPRFVWIAGGHEHFLIHDPLTDTTAAITKGDSNARRVWRVALGRRGRRAAMRADSVVLDASVPVDSAYQREVTDRWQAELRAKIPFLDVPIGRSETPLDAAEETVRNAESAWGSWLADQMRTAFPTVPTDAAVLNGGAIRIDDVVQGELRWEHLARTFGFPTRVAIVRLRGRDLRERVLERSVSGGRGEGRFLQVSGLRVRFDRSRPEGRRILDAQVQREGGWAPIADDSVYTLAVPDYLFGGGDGYPFPEIAVERIPPGPDLKLIAFDRLTALYAAGRAIAPRVEGRLVDETPRDGTR from the coding sequence ATGACGCTCTCCCGACCGAACCGCCCGCGCGCCGCGCGGCTGCCGCTCGCCGCGGCGCTCCTCCTGCTCGCCTCCGCGGCCGCCGCGCAGGACTTCCGGCCCGAGCTCACGGTGGTGCAGCTCAACGACGTCTACCGCATCGACGCGGTGGAGAACGGCAACGCGGGCGGGATCGGGCGCACGGTGACGCTGGTGGAGCGGCTGGAGCGCGAGACCCGCGGGCCGGTGATGGTGCTGCACGCGGGCGACGCCATCGCTCCGTCGCTGGAGAGCCGCTACTTCGCCGGCCTGCAGATGGTCGACGCGCTCAACTTCCTGCACGCGCGCGCGCCGCTCGTCTTCGTCCCCGGCAACCACGAGTTCGACGAGCGGAGCGACACCATGTTCGCGGGCGCCGTGCGCGCCTCGCGCTTCCCCTGGCTGGCGGGGAACCTCGCCGTCTCCACGCGCGACGCGGCCGTCGACCGCGCCGTGGGGCGCGACACGGTGATCGTGACGGCGGGCGGGATGCGCCTCGGCGTCTTCACCCTCACCTTCCTGGACAGCCGGCGCGACTGGGCCGCGGCCGACAGCGCCTTCGTCCGCATCGCCGAGGAGCAGATCCGGCGGCTGGAGCGCGGGCGGGCCGACGTGATCGTGGGGCTCACCCACCTGGGGCACGAGACGGATCGGGAGATCGCGCGGCTCCGGCGCCGGCACCCGCGCTTCGTATGGATCGCGGGCGGGCACGAGCACTTCCTGATCCACGACCCGCTCACCGACACCACCGCCGCCATCACCAAGGGCGACTCCAACGCGCGCCGAGTCTGGCGGGTGGCGCTGGGCCGCCGCGGCCGCCGCGCCGCCATGCGGGCCGACTCGGTGGTGCTCGACGCGTCGGTCCCGGTCGACTCCGCCTACCAGCGCGAGGTGACGGACAGGTGGCAGGCCGAACTGCGTGCGAAGATCCCCTTCCTGGACGTGCCGATCGGACGCAGCGAGACGCCGCTCGACGCCGCCGAGGAGACGGTGCGCAACGCCGAGAGCGCGTGGGGGAGCTGGCTGGCCGACCAGATGCGCACCGCCTTCCCCACCGTCCCCACCGACGCGGCGGTCCTGAACGGCGGCGCCATCCGCATCGACGACGTGGTGCAGGGCGAGCTGCGCTGGGAGCACCTGGCGCGCACCTTCGGCTTCCCCACGCGCGTGGCGATCGTCCGGCTGCGCGGGCGCGACCTGCGCGAGCGCGTGCTGGAGCGCAGCGTCTCGGGCGGGCGCGGCGAGGGGCGCTTCCTCCAGGTCTCGGGCCTCAGGGTGCGCTTCGACCGCAGCCGGCCCGAGGGGCGGCGCATCCTCGACGCGCAGGTGCAGCGCGAGGGCGGCTGGGCGCCCATCGCCGACGACAGCGTCTACACGCTGGCCGTCCCCGACTACCTCTTCGGCGGCGGCGACGGCTACCCCTTCCCCGAGATCGCCGTCGAGCGCATCCCGCCCGGCCCCGACCTCAAGCTGATCGCCTTCGACCGTCTCACCGCCCTCTACGCCGCCGGCCGGGCGATCGCCCCCCGCGTCGAGGGCCGCCTGGTGGACGAGACCCCGCGCGACGGCACGCGGTAG